One segment of Panicum virgatum strain AP13 chromosome 3K, P.virgatum_v5, whole genome shotgun sequence DNA contains the following:
- the LOC120700117 gene encoding WPP domain-associated protein-like has protein sequence MEAADPLEYELQKQISNIMIQNYVCSLQREFEMKLWEHQNCISTLNRNWEERVSEITVLQDELRCILNAVVSSESGINPHQSHSSLEDRIVVKMKDDNEPPVTEKATDTSDVMLNIPDFSLLKHMQSEEITNFLKSEWLKLRRQHESELHQKTEELFRVKREYAKAKASLPLKKERELEFIKSKLLQTISKLGEITMRKENSCFDCKENEMLCRLKDRIGMLLHENNCLRGLLADKRKEVMYLCSQVPNAKSQVAQHSLSEAKLLNNFEKVRAELEDLRIERHLNNLLDSSIFREVFDDYENQIYDMNQEGSFLKELLNEKEDQLSIIYEDRQKLKYENNQLVSIAGSIIQHHDQVNLVNDELLMFKEKVCEQQLLILETKSEYNSMKRCLYEAMQQIQVCKQEVLELTENLTSMSIALEEAKEHNASLEATIQEMKKTPAQSIGNYRGQTGESDLASMEKLSKAYSDFESRLAETMKRNETRLTSIIGQFNPLVQQVAALRKKEFWYKQIIEIKCSNLRKAEAEVDVLGDEVDTLLSVLGKIYIALDHYSPVLKHYPGVTEILMLVQKVLKGESI, from the exons ATGGAGGCGGCCGACCCC TTGGAGTATGAACTGCAAAAGCAGATCTCTAACATCATGATCCAGAACTACGTTTGCAGTTTGCAACGGGAATTTGAAATGAAGTTATGGGAGCATCAGAACTGTATCAGCACTCTGAACAGGAACTGGGAAGAGAGGGTTTCTGAGATTACGGTGCTGCAAGATGAGCTTCGCTGTATTTTGAATGCTGTAGTAAGTTCGGAATCTGGTATAAATCCTCACCAATCCCACAGTAGTCTAGAAGACCGAATCGTTGTGAAGATGAAAGATGATAATGAGCCTCCTGTAACAGAGAAAGCTACTGATACAAGTGATGTTATGCTTAACATCCCAGATTTTTCCCTCCTGAAGCACATGCAAAGCGAAGAAATCACAAATTTTCTCAAGTCGGAATGGCTAAAACTGCGAAGACAGCATGAATCCGAGCTGCATCAGAAGACGGAAGAGCTGTTCAGGGTGAAAAGGGAATATGCGAAAGCTAAAGCTTCGTTGCCTCttaagaaagagagagagcttgAGTTCATCAAATCGAAGTTGCTCCAGACCATTTCCAAGCTGGGTGAGATAACCATGAGAAAAGAGAACTCTTGTTTTGACTGTAAGGAGAATGAGATGCTGTGCAGATTGAAGGACAGGATTGGTATGTTACTTCATGAAAATAATTGTCTCCGAGGTTTGCTGGCTGATAAAAGAAAGGAGGTTATGTACCTCTGTTCGCAAGTACCCAATGCAAAGAGCCAAGTAGCTCAGCACTCACTGTCAGAGGCAAAACTCTTGAATAACTTTGAGAAGGTTAGGGCTGAACTTGAAGATTTAAGGATTGAGAGACACTTGAACAATTTGTTGGACTCATCAATATTCAGGGAAGTTTTTGATGATTACGAGAATCAGATTTATGATATGAATCAGGAGGGATCTTTCCTCAAAGAGTTGCTTAATGAAAAAGAAGACCAGCTAAGCATTATATATGAAGATAGACAAAAGCTCAAGTATGAAAATAATCAACTGGTATCAATTGCAGGGTCAATAATACAGCATCATGACCAAGTCAACTTGGTTAATGATGAGCTTTTGATGTTTAAGGAGAAAGTCTGTGAGCAACAACTGCTGATATTAGAGACAAAGAGCGAATATAACTCAATGAAAAGATGTTTGTATGAGGCTATGCAGCAAATCCAAGTATGCAAGCAAGAAGTACTTGAGCTGACTGAAAACTTAACTTCTATGTCTATTGCTTTGGAGGAAGCCAAAGAACATAATGCCTCACTTGAGGCCACCATCCAGGAAATGAAGAAAACACCAGCACAAAGCATTGGCAATTATAGGGGACAGACAGGGGAATCTGATCTTGCCAGTATGGAGAAGTTGTCAAAAGCATATAGTGATTTTGAAAGCAGATTAGCAGAAACTATGAAAAGAAATGAAACCAG GTTGACTAGTATAATTGGTCAGTTTAACCCACTGGTGCAGCAAGTTGCTGCATTAAGGAAAAAGGAATTCTGGTATAAGCAAATAATCGAGATTAAATGTTCAAATCTTCGGAAAGCAGAAGCCGAG GTTGATGTACTTGGCGATGAGGTTGACACCCTTCTAAGTGTCCTGGGAAAAATCTATATAGCACTTGACCATTATTCTCCAGTTTTGAAGCATTACCCTGGG GTTACAGAGATTTTGATGCTTGTGCAGAAGGTGTTGAAAGGAGAAAGTATTTAG